Proteins from one Cyclopterus lumpus isolate fCycLum1 chromosome 11, fCycLum1.pri, whole genome shotgun sequence genomic window:
- the kiaa0319l gene encoding dyslexia-associated protein KIAA0319-like protein homolog isoform X3, translating into MSYAHHKLLTWSLPHLLLLPLTYLLLLASPTGVSANLCRVTGGVLGIHWSSVISLGWHSLAKGRGGATCWESCCLNPSCNGVWSLGGQCVLLRCTRNTGCPITTLPQPHYESLGLLQLLSKSPVYTARRRRRAPLAPQTGSHELQAGQLTSTEKPKVETAPSAPGAIALLQTAQRNQSQSANGSADVAPAPSQQNPTATADTTADTTADTTASPNSSDVIAPTAAVAALTTTPTQAVRELVVSAGENVEVTLPRNEVELNAFVVSTPPPGTNYAFDWRLITHPKDYSGEMEGKRSKTLKLSKLTVGLYEFEVMVGGQGAHGEGYVNVTVKPELRVNKPPVAVVSPKFQEISLPTSSTVIDGSQSTDDDKVVAWHWEEVKGPLREEKVSTDTPVLTLTNLVHGNYTFFLTVTDSDGATNSTQATLLVNKAKDYRPVANAGPNQVLQLPRNSITLYGNQSTDDHDSLSYEWSLSPESKDKVVEMQGVRKPILQLSAMQEGDYTFQLTVTDSAGQQETAQVTVIVQPENNKPPVADAGPEKELTLPVDRTTLDGGKSSDDQKIDTYHWKQTKGPDGVKIENADGAVATVTGLQVGTYEFTLTVTDERKLQSADAVTVIVREELRVNKPPVAVVSPKFQEISLPTSPTVIDGSQSTDDDKVVAWHWEEVKGPLREEKVSTDTPVLTLTNLVHRNYTFFLTVTDSDGATNSTQATLLVNKAKDYRPVANAGPNQVLQLPRNSITLYGNQSTDDHDSLSYEWSLSPESKDKVVEMQGVRKPILQLSAMQEGDYTFQLTVTDSAGQQETAQVTVIVQPGVSANLCRVTGGVLGIHWSSVISLGWHSLAKGRGGATCWESCCLNPSCNGVWSLGGQCVLLRCTRNTGCPITTLPQPHYESLGLLQLLSKSPVYTARRRRRAPLAPQTGSHELQAGQLTSTEKPKVETAPSAPGAIALLQTAQRNQSQSANGSADVAPAPSQQNPTATADTTADTTADTTADTTADTTASPNSSDVIAPTAAVAALTTTPTQAVRELVVSAGENVEVTLPRNEVELNAFVVSTPPPGTNYAFDWRLITHPKDYSGEMEGKRSKTLKLSKLTVGLYEFEVMVGGQGAHGEGYVNVTVKPELRVNKPPVAVVSPKFQEISLPTSSTVIDGSQSTDDDKVVAWHWEEVKGPLREEKVSTDTPVLTLTNLVHGNYTFFLTVTDSDGATNSTQATLLVNKAKDYRPVANAGPNQVLQLPRNSITLYGNQSTDDHDSLSYEWSLSPESKDKVVEMQGVRKPILQLSAMQEGDYTFQLTVTDSAGQQETAQVTVIVQPENNKPPVADAGPEKELTLPVDRTTLDGGKSSDDQKIDTYHWKQTKGPDGVKIENADGAVATVTGLQVGTYEFTLTVTDERKLQSADAVTVIVREELDQPPVAHVVSSPPITLPVRTGTLDGSHSTDDKGVSYLWTRDDSSPAAGEVLNNSDHQAVLFLGNLVAGKYSFTLTVTDSKGQTSTDGGTVEVKPDIWERDLVELVLEVSVSQVSRRQRDMLLRQVGVLLGVLDSDIIVREISAFNEHSTRLVFLVSGGPGRPPLSGRSVALSLRNKLRKQKNDFLIYKARRVDTVICQLNCSSHGECDSFTRSCVCQPFWMENFIRAQLGDAESNCEWSVLYVTIASFMIVVAIATVVWGMVCCCNRRKSKVRRSKSRYKMLEADEQDSLELQPPRAARLKPVPAPTSSALMRSDSDLDSEDGQGGVPWTEQERGHLLRPQNGFLRNGQGPVRAKKQREELL; encoded by the exons ATGTCCTATGCACACCACAAGCTGCTCACCTGGAGCTtacctcacctcctcctcctaccactgACCTACCTGTTGCTCTTAGCGTCTCCCACAG GTGTGTCAGCAAATCTCTGCCGGGTGACCGGCGGGGTGCTGGGGATCCACTGGAGCAGCGTCATCAGCCTGGGTTGGCACTCCCTGGCCAAAGGGAGAGGCGGGGCGACGTGTTGGGAGTCCTGCTGCCTGAATCCCAGTTGCAACGGCGTGTGGAGCCTCGGCGGACAATGTGTGCTCCTCCGCTGCACGAGGAATACGGGCTGCCCCATCACCACCCTGCCCCAGCCCCACTACGAGTCCCTCggcctccttcagctgctctCCAAG AGTCCTGTCTACACAGCAAGGCGTAGAAGAAGGGCTCCTCTTGCACCGCAAACAGGAAGCCACGAGCTGCAGGCGGGACAACTAACCAGCACG GAAAAGCCTAAAGTGGAAACGGCTCCGTCGGCCCCCGGCGCCATCGCGCTGCTGCAAACGGCCCAAAGGAACCAGAGCCAGTCGGCCAATGGGAGCGCAGACGTCGCTCCGGCTCCGTCACAGCAGAACCCGACGGCCACCGCCGACACCACCGCCGACACCACCGCCGACACCACCGCGTCTCCCAATAGCAGCGACGTGATCGCGCCCACAGCGGCTGTAGCGGCCCTCACCACGACGCCAACACAGGCCG TGAGGGAGCTGGTGGTGTCGGCGGGAGAGAACGTGGAGGTCACGTTGCCCCGCAACGAGGTCGAGCTCAACGCCTTCGTGGTCTCGACGCCCCCACCAG GGACAAACTATGCATTTGACTGGCGTCTGATAACTCATCCCAAAGATTACAGTGGGGAGATGGAAGGGAAGCGCAGCAAGACTCTGAAGCTCAGCAAG ctGACTGTGGGCCTGTATGAGTTTGAGGTGATGGTGGGCGGGCAGGGTGCTCATGGAGAAGGTTACGTCAATGTCACAGTCAAGCCAG AGCTGCGGGTAAACAAGCCTCCTGTTGCCGTGGTTTCCCCAAAGTTCCAGGAGATCTCCCTGCCAACCAGCTCTACGGTCATCGACGGCAGCC AGAGCACAGATGACGACAAGGTGGTGGCGTGGCACTgggaagaggtcaaaggtccccTGAGGGAGGAGAAAGTCTCCACTGACACCCCCGTCCTCACCCTCACCAACCTGGTGCACGGGAACTACACATTCTT TTTGACAGTGACGGACTCAGACGGAGCCACAAACTCGACACAGGCCACCCTCTTGGTCAACAAAGCCAAGGACTACCGGCCTGTGGCCAATGCCGGTCCGAACCAG GTCCTCCAGTTGCCACGCAACTCCATCACTCTGTACGGCAACCAAAGCACCGACGACCACGACTCCCTGTCCTACGAGTGGTCCCTCAGCCCTGAGAGCAAAGACAAGGTGGTGGAGATGCAG GGCGTACGTAAGCCGATCTTGCAGCTGTCGGCTATGCAGGAGGGAGACTACACCTTCCAGCTGACTGTGACGGACTCCGCTGGACAGCAGGAGACCGCGCAGGTCACCGTCATCGTGCAGCCAG AAAACAATAAGCCACCAGTAGCAGACGCAGGACCGGAGAAAGAGCTGACGCTGCCTGTGGATCGAACCACGCTGGATGGCGGCAAGAGCAGCGATGACCAGAAGATCGACACCTACCACTGGAAACAAACCAA GGGTCCTGACGGTGTGAAGATTGAGAATGCCGACGGCGCCGTTGCCACGGTGACGGGTCTCCAGGTCGGCACGTACGAGTTCACCCTGACCGTAACTGATGAGAGGAAGCTGCAGAGCGCAGACGCTGTGACGGTCATCGTCAGAGAAG AGCTGCGGGTAAACAAGCCTCCTGTTGCCGTGGTTTCCCCAAAGTTCCAGGAGATCTCCCTGCCAACCAGCCCTACGGTCATCGACGGCAGCC AGAGCACAGATGACGACAAGGTGGTGGCGTGGCACTgggaagaggtcaaaggtccccTGAGGGAGGAGAAAGTCTCCACTGACACCCCCGTCCTCACCCTCACCAACCTGGTGCACAGGAACTACACATTCTT TTTGACAGTGACGGACTCAGACGGAGCCACAAACTCGACACAGGCCACCCTCTTGGTCAACAAAGCCAAGGACTACCGGCCTGTGGCCAATGCCGGTCCGAACCAG GTCCTCCAGTTGCCACGCAACTCCATCACTCTGTACGGCAACCAAAGCACCGACGACCACGACTCCCTGTCCTACGAGTGGTCCCTCAGCCCTGAGAGCAAAGACAAGGTGGTGGAGATGCAG GGCGTACGTAAGCCGATCTTGCAGCTGTCGGCTATGCAGGAGGGAGACTACACCTTCCAGCTGACTGTGACGGACTCCGCTGGACAGCAGGAGACCGCGCAGGTCACCGTCATCGTGCAGCCAG GTGTGTCAGCAAATCTCTGCCGGGTGACCGGCGGGGTGCTGGGGATCCACTGGAGCAGCGTCATCAGCCTGGGTTGGCACTCCCTGGCCAAAGGGAGAGGCGGGGCGACGTGTTGGGAGTCCTGCTGCCTGAATCCCAGTTGCAACGGCGTGTGGAGCCTCGGCGGACAATGTGTGCTCCTCCGCTGCACGAGGAATACGGGCTGCCCCATCACCACCCTGCCCCAGCCCCACTACGAGTCCCTCggcctccttcagctgctctCCAAG AGTCCTGTCTACACAGCAAGGCGTAGAAGAAGGGCTCCTCTTGCACCGCAAACAGGAAGCCACGAGCTGCAGGCGGGACAACTAACCAGCACG GAAAAGCCTAAAGTGGAAACGGCTCCGTCGGCCCCCGGCGCCATCGCGCTGCTGCAAACGGCCCAAAGGAACCAGAGCCAGTCGGCCAATGGGAGCGCAGACGTCGCTCCGGCTCCGTCACAGCAGAACCCGACGGCCACCGCCGACACCACCGCCGACACCACCGCCGACACCACCGCCGACACCACCGCCGACACCACCGCGTCTCCCAATAGCAGCGACGTGATCGCGCCCACAGCGGCTGTAGCGGCCCTCACCACGACGCCAACACAGGCCG TGAGGGAGCTGGTGGTGTCGGCGGGAGAGAACGTGGAGGTCACGTTGCCCCGCAACGAGGTCGAGCTCAACGCCTTCGTGGTCTCGACGCCCCCACCAG GGACAAACTATGCATTTGACTGGCGTCTGATAACTCATCCCAAAGATTACAGTGGGGAGATGGAAGGGAAGCGCAGCAAGACTCTGAAGCTCAGCAAG ctGACTGTGGGCCTGTATGAGTTTGAGGTGATGGTGGGCGGGCAGGGTGCTCATGGAGAAGGTTACGTCAATGTCACAGTCAAGCCAG AGCTGCGGGTAAACAAGCCTCCTGTTGCCGTGGTTTCCCCAAAGTTCCAGGAGATCTCCCTGCCAACCAGCTCTACGGTCATCGACGGCAGCC AGAGCACAGATGACGACAAGGTGGTGGCGTGGCACTgggaagaggtcaaaggtccccTGAGGGAGGAGAAAGTCTCCACTGACACCCCCGTCCTCACCCTCACCAACCTGGTGCACGGGAACTACACATTCTT TTTGACAGTGACGGACTCAGACGGAGCCACAAACTCGACACAGGCCACCCTCTTGGTCAACAAAGCCAAGGACTACCGGCCTGTGGCCAATGCCGGTCCGAACCAG GTCCTCCAGTTGCCACGCAACTCCATCACTCTGTACGGCAACCAAAGCACCGACGACCACGACTCCCTGTCCTACGAGTGGTCCCTCAGCCCTGAGAGCAAAGACAAGGTGGTGGAGATGCAG GGCGTACGTAAGCCGATCTTGCAGCTGTCGGCTATGCAGGAGGGAGACTACACCTTCCAGCTGACTGTGACGGACTCCGCTGGACAGCAGGAGACCGCGCAGGTCACCGTCATCGTGCAGCCAG AAAACAATAAGCCACCAGTAGCAGACGCAGGACCGGAGAAAGAGCTGACGCTGCCTGTGGATCGAACCACGCTGGATGGCGGCAAGAGCAGCGATGACCAGAAGATCGACACCTACCACTGGAAACAAACCAA GGGTCCTGACGGTGTGAAGATTGAGAATGCCGACGGCGCCGTTGCCACGGTGACGGGTCTCCAGGTCGGCACGTACGAGTTCACCCTGACCGTAACTGATGAGAGGAAGCTGCAGAGCGCAGACGCTGTGACGGTCATCGTCAGAGAAG aACTGGATCAGCCGCCGGTGGCTCATGTTGTGTCGAGTCCACCCATCACTCTGCCTGTCAGGACCGGCACTCTAGATGGATCTCACTCCACTGACGACAAAGGAGTCAGCTACCTGTGGACCAGAGATGATAGCAGTCCTGCTGCGGGG GAAGTACTGAACAACTCTGACCACCAGGCGGTGCTGTTTCTGGGAAACCTGGTGGCTGGGAAGTACAGCTTCACCCTGACTGTAACGGACAGTAAGGGACAGACCAGCACTGACGGCGGCACAGTGGAGGTCAaaccag ACATATGGGAGCGTGACCTGGTGGAGTTGGTGCTGGAGGTCTCTGTGTCCCAGGTGTCCCGCCGCCAGCGCGACATGCTACTGCGCCAGGTCGGGGTCTTACTGGGCGTGCTCGACAGCGACATCATTGTGCGAGAGATCAGTGCGTTTAATGAGCACAG TACTCGTCTGGTCTTCCTGGTGTCCGGCGGTCCAGGGCGCCCTCCTCTGTCAGGCCGCAGCGTTGCACTTAGCCTACGCAACAAACTGCGCAAACAGAAGAATGACTTTCTAATCTACAAGGCCCGACGAGTGGATACAGTCA TCTGCCAGCTGAACTGCTCGAGTCACGGTGAGTGCGACTCGTTCACGCGGAGCTGTGTCTGCCAGCCTTTCTGGATGGAGAACTTCATCAGAGCTCAGCTTGGAGATGCAGAGAGCAATTGCG agTGGAGCGTCCTCTATGTGACTATCGCATCCTTCATGATTGTGGTTGCTATAGCAACAGTTGTCTGGGGGATGGTGTGTTGCTGCAACAG GCGTAAGAGCAAAGTGCGCAGAAGCAAAAGCAGGTATAAAATGCTAGAAGCTGATGAGCAAGACAGTCTGGAGCTACAACCACCGAGAGCTG CCCGCCTGAAGCCGGTGCCCGCTCCCACCTCCTCCGCCCTCATGCGCTCTGACTCTGACCTGGACAGTGAGGATGGGCAGGGCGGGGTCCCGTGGACGGAGCAGGAGCGAGGCCATCTCCTGCGGCCCCAGAACGGCTTCCTGAGGAACGGCCAGGGGCCGGTGAGGGCAAAGAAGCAAAGAGAGGAGCTGCTATAG
- the kiaa0319l gene encoding dyslexia-associated protein KIAA0319-like protein homolog isoform X1, with amino-acid sequence MSYAHHKLLTWSLPHLLLLPLTYLLLLASPTGVSANLCRVTGGVLGIHWSSVISLGWHSLAKGRGGATCWESCCLNPSCNGVWSLGGQCVLLRCTRNTGCPITTLPQPHYESLGLLQLLSKSPVYTARRRRRAPLAPQTGSHELQAGQLTSTEKPKVETAPSAPGAIALLQTAQRNQSQSANGSADVAPAPSQQNPTATADTTADTTADTTASPNSSDVIAPTAAVAALTTTPTQAVRELVVSAGENVEVTLPRNEVELNAFVVSTPPPGTNYAFDWRLITHPKDYSGEMEGKRSKTLKLSKLTVGLYEFEVMVGGQGAHGEGYVNVTVKPELRVNKPPVAVVSPKFQEISLPTSSTVIDGSQSTDDDKVVAWHWEEVKGPLREEKVSTDTPVLTLTNLVHGNYTFFLTVTDSDGATNSTQATLLVNKAKDYRPVANAGPNQVLQLPRNSITLYGNQSTDDHDSLSYEWSLSPESKDKVVEMQGVRKPILQLSAMQEGDYTFQLTVTDSAGQQETAQVTVIVQPENNKPPVADAGPEKELTLPVDRTTLDGGKSSDDQKIDTYHWKQTKGPDGVKIENADGAVATVTGLQVGTYEFTLTVTDERKLQSADAVTVIVREELRVNKPPVAVVSPKFQEISLPTSPTVIDGSQSTDDDKVVAWHWEEVKGPLREEKVSTDTPVLTLTNLVHRNYTFFLTVTDSDGATNSTQATLLVNKAKDYRPVANAGPNQVLQLPRNSITLYGNQSTDDHDSLSYEWSLSPESKDKVVEMQGVRKPILQLSAMQEGDYTFQLTVTDSAGQQETAQVTVIVQPGVSANLCRVTGGVLGIHWSSVISLGWHSLAKGRGGATCWESCCLNPSCNGVWSLGGQCVLLRCTRNTGCPITTLPQPHYESLGLLQLLSKSPVYTARRRRRAPLAPQTGSHELQAGQLTSTEKPKVETAPSAPGAIALLQTAQRNQSQSANGSADVAPAPSQQNPTATADTTADTTASPNSSDVIAPTAAVAALTTTPTQAVRELVVSAGENVEVTLPRNEVELNAFVVSTPPPGTNYAFDWRLITHPKDYSGEMEGKRSKTLKLSKLTVGLYEFEVMVGGQGAHGEGYVNVTVKPELRVNKPPVAVVSPKFQEISLPTSSTVIDGSQSTDDDKVVAWHWEEVKGPLREEKVSTDTPVLTLTNLVHGNYTFFLTVTDSDGATNSTQATLLVNKAKDYRPVANAGPNQVLQLPRNSITLYGNQSTDDHDSLSYEWSLSPESKDKVVEMQGVRKPILQLSAMQEGDYTFQLTVTDSAGQQETAQVTVIVQPENNKPPVADAGPEKELTLPVDRTTLDGGKSSDDQKIDTYHWKQTKGPDGVKIENADGAVATVTGLQVGTYEFTLTVTDERKLQSADAVTVIVREELDQPPVAHVVSSPPITLPVRTGTLDGSHSTDDKGVSYLWTRDDSSPAAGEVLNNSDHQAVLFLGNLVAGKYSFTLTVTDSKGQTSTDGGTVEVKPVCRMSDGSCNQLLSRSLNLASFFSTALCLSDIWERDLVELVLEVSVSQVSRRQRDMLLRQVGVLLGVLDSDIIVREISAFNEHSTRLVFLVSGGPGRPPLSGRSVALSLRNKLRKQKNDFLIYKARRVDTVICQLNCSSHGECDSFTRSCVCQPFWMENFIRAQLGDAESNCEWSVLYVTIASFMIVVAIATVVWGMVCCCNRRKSKVRRSKSRYKMLEADEQDSLELQPPRAARLKPVPAPTSSALMRSDSDLDSEDGQGGVPWTEQERGHLLRPQNGFLRNGQGPVRAKKQREELL; translated from the exons ATGTCCTATGCACACCACAAGCTGCTCACCTGGAGCTtacctcacctcctcctcctaccactgACCTACCTGTTGCTCTTAGCGTCTCCCACAG GTGTGTCAGCAAATCTCTGCCGGGTGACCGGCGGGGTGCTGGGGATCCACTGGAGCAGCGTCATCAGCCTGGGTTGGCACTCCCTGGCCAAAGGGAGAGGCGGGGCGACGTGTTGGGAGTCCTGCTGCCTGAATCCCAGTTGCAACGGCGTGTGGAGCCTCGGCGGACAATGTGTGCTCCTCCGCTGCACGAGGAATACGGGCTGCCCCATCACCACCCTGCCCCAGCCCCACTACGAGTCCCTCggcctccttcagctgctctCCAAG AGTCCTGTCTACACAGCAAGGCGTAGAAGAAGGGCTCCTCTTGCACCGCAAACAGGAAGCCACGAGCTGCAGGCGGGACAACTAACCAGCACG GAAAAGCCTAAAGTGGAAACGGCTCCGTCGGCCCCCGGCGCCATCGCGCTGCTGCAAACGGCCCAAAGGAACCAGAGCCAGTCGGCCAATGGGAGCGCAGACGTCGCTCCGGCTCCGTCACAGCAGAACCCGACGGCCACCGCCGACACCACCGCCGACACCACCGCCGACACCACCGCGTCTCCCAATAGCAGCGACGTGATCGCGCCCACAGCGGCTGTAGCGGCCCTCACCACGACGCCAACACAGGCCG TGAGGGAGCTGGTGGTGTCGGCGGGAGAGAACGTGGAGGTCACGTTGCCCCGCAACGAGGTCGAGCTCAACGCCTTCGTGGTCTCGACGCCCCCACCAG GGACAAACTATGCATTTGACTGGCGTCTGATAACTCATCCCAAAGATTACAGTGGGGAGATGGAAGGGAAGCGCAGCAAGACTCTGAAGCTCAGCAAG ctGACTGTGGGCCTGTATGAGTTTGAGGTGATGGTGGGCGGGCAGGGTGCTCATGGAGAAGGTTACGTCAATGTCACAGTCAAGCCAG AGCTGCGGGTAAACAAGCCTCCTGTTGCCGTGGTTTCCCCAAAGTTCCAGGAGATCTCCCTGCCAACCAGCTCTACGGTCATCGACGGCAGCC AGAGCACAGATGACGACAAGGTGGTGGCGTGGCACTgggaagaggtcaaaggtccccTGAGGGAGGAGAAAGTCTCCACTGACACCCCCGTCCTCACCCTCACCAACCTGGTGCACGGGAACTACACATTCTT TTTGACAGTGACGGACTCAGACGGAGCCACAAACTCGACACAGGCCACCCTCTTGGTCAACAAAGCCAAGGACTACCGGCCTGTGGCCAATGCCGGTCCGAACCAG GTCCTCCAGTTGCCACGCAACTCCATCACTCTGTACGGCAACCAAAGCACCGACGACCACGACTCCCTGTCCTACGAGTGGTCCCTCAGCCCTGAGAGCAAAGACAAGGTGGTGGAGATGCAG GGCGTACGTAAGCCGATCTTGCAGCTGTCGGCTATGCAGGAGGGAGACTACACCTTCCAGCTGACTGTGACGGACTCCGCTGGACAGCAGGAGACCGCGCAGGTCACCGTCATCGTGCAGCCAG AAAACAATAAGCCACCAGTAGCAGACGCAGGACCGGAGAAAGAGCTGACGCTGCCTGTGGATCGAACCACGCTGGATGGCGGCAAGAGCAGCGATGACCAGAAGATCGACACCTACCACTGGAAACAAACCAA GGGTCCTGACGGTGTGAAGATTGAGAATGCCGACGGCGCCGTTGCCACGGTGACGGGTCTCCAGGTCGGCACGTACGAGTTCACCCTGACCGTAACTGATGAGAGGAAGCTGCAGAGCGCAGACGCTGTGACGGTCATCGTCAGAGAAG AGCTGCGGGTAAACAAGCCTCCTGTTGCCGTGGTTTCCCCAAAGTTCCAGGAGATCTCCCTGCCAACCAGCCCTACGGTCATCGACGGCAGCC AGAGCACAGATGACGACAAGGTGGTGGCGTGGCACTgggaagaggtcaaaggtccccTGAGGGAGGAGAAAGTCTCCACTGACACCCCCGTCCTCACCCTCACCAACCTGGTGCACAGGAACTACACATTCTT TTTGACAGTGACGGACTCAGACGGAGCCACAAACTCGACACAGGCCACCCTCTTGGTCAACAAAGCCAAGGACTACCGGCCTGTGGCCAATGCCGGTCCGAACCAG GTCCTCCAGTTGCCACGCAACTCCATCACTCTGTACGGCAACCAAAGCACCGACGACCACGACTCCCTGTCCTACGAGTGGTCCCTCAGCCCTGAGAGCAAAGACAAGGTGGTGGAGATGCAG GGCGTACGTAAGCCGATCTTGCAGCTGTCGGCTATGCAGGAGGGAGACTACACCTTCCAGCTGACTGTGACGGACTCCGCTGGACAGCAGGAGACCGCGCAGGTCACCGTCATCGTGCAGCCAG GTGTGTCAGCAAATCTCTGCCGGGTGACCGGCGGGGTGCTGGGGATCCACTGGAGCAGCGTCATCAGCCTGGGTTGGCACTCCCTGGCCAAAGGGAGAGGCGGGGCGACGTGTTGGGAGTCCTGCTGCCTGAATCCCAGTTGCAACGGCGTGTGGAGCCTCGGCGGACAATGTGTGCTCCTCCGCTGCACGAGGAATACGGGCTGCCCCATCACCACCCTGCCCCAGCCCCACTACGAGTCCCTCggcctccttcagctgctctCCAAG AGTCCTGTCTACACAGCAAGGCGTAGAAGAAGGGCTCCTCTTGCACCGCAAACAGGAAGCCACGAGCTGCAGGCGGGACAACTAACCAGCACG GAAAAGCCTAAAGTGGAAACGGCTCCGTCGGCCCCCGGCGCCATCGCGCTGCTGCAAACGGCCCAAAGGAACCAGAGCCAGTCGGCCAATGGGAGCGCAGACGTCGCTCCGGCTCCGTCACAGCAGAACCCGACGG CCACCGCCGACACCACCGCCGACACCACCGCGTCTCCCAATAGCAGCGACGTGATCGCGCCCACAGCGGCTGTAGCGGCCCTCACCACGACGCCAACACAGGCCG TGAGGGAGCTGGTGGTGTCGGCGGGAGAGAACGTGGAGGTCACGTTGCCCCGCAACGAGGTCGAGCTCAACGCCTTCGTGGTCTCGACGCCCCCACCAG GGACAAACTATGCATTTGACTGGCGTCTGATAACTCATCCCAAAGATTACAGTGGGGAGATGGAAGGGAAGCGCAGCAAGACTCTGAAGCTCAGCAAG ctGACTGTGGGCCTGTATGAGTTTGAGGTGATGGTGGGCGGGCAGGGTGCTCATGGAGAAGGTTACGTCAATGTCACAGTCAAGCCAG AGCTGCGGGTAAACAAGCCTCCTGTTGCCGTGGTTTCCCCAAAGTTCCAGGAGATCTCCCTGCCAACCAGCTCTACGGTCATCGACGGCAGCC AGAGCACAGATGACGACAAGGTGGTGGCGTGGCACTgggaagaggtcaaaggtccccTGAGGGAGGAGAAAGTCTCCACTGACACCCCCGTCCTCACCCTCACCAACCTGGTGCACGGGAACTACACATTCTT TTTGACAGTGACGGACTCAGACGGAGCCACAAACTCGACACAGGCCACCCTCTTGGTCAACAAAGCCAAGGACTACCGGCCTGTGGCCAATGCCGGTCCGAACCAG GTCCTCCAGTTGCCACGCAACTCCATCACTCTGTACGGCAACCAAAGCACCGACGACCACGACTCCCTGTCCTACGAGTGGTCCCTCAGCCCTGAGAGCAAAGACAAGGTGGTGGAGATGCAG GGCGTACGTAAGCCGATCTTGCAGCTGTCGGCTATGCAGGAGGGAGACTACACCTTCCAGCTGACTGTGACGGACTCCGCTGGACAGCAGGAGACCGCGCAGGTCACCGTCATCGTGCAGCCAG AAAACAATAAGCCACCAGTAGCAGACGCAGGACCGGAGAAAGAGCTGACGCTGCCTGTGGATCGAACCACGCTGGATGGCGGCAAGAGCAGCGATGACCAGAAGATCGACACCTACCACTGGAAACAAACCAA GGGTCCTGACGGTGTGAAGATTGAGAATGCCGACGGCGCCGTTGCCACGGTGACGGGTCTCCAGGTCGGCACGTACGAGTTCACCCTGACCGTAACTGATGAGAGGAAGCTGCAGAGCGCAGACGCTGTGACGGTCATCGTCAGAGAAG aACTGGATCAGCCGCCGGTGGCTCATGTTGTGTCGAGTCCACCCATCACTCTGCCTGTCAGGACCGGCACTCTAGATGGATCTCACTCCACTGACGACAAAGGAGTCAGCTACCTGTGGACCAGAGATGATAGCAGTCCTGCTGCGGGG GAAGTACTGAACAACTCTGACCACCAGGCGGTGCTGTTTCTGGGAAACCTGGTGGCTGGGAAGTACAGCTTCACCCTGACTGTAACGGACAGTAAGGGACAGACCAGCACTGACGGCGGCACAGTGGAGGTCAaaccag TTTGCAGAATGTCCGACGGGTCCTGCAATCAgttgctctctcgctctctcaatCTCGCCTCCTTTTTCTCCACCGCCCTCTGTTTATCAGACATATGGGAGCGTGACCTGGTGGAGTTGGTGCTGGAGGTCTCTGTGTCCCAGGTGTCCCGCCGCCAGCGCGACATGCTACTGCGCCAGGTCGGGGTCTTACTGGGCGTGCTCGACAGCGACATCATTGTGCGAGAGATCAGTGCGTTTAATGAGCACAG TACTCGTCTGGTCTTCCTGGTGTCCGGCGGTCCAGGGCGCCCTCCTCTGTCAGGCCGCAGCGTTGCACTTAGCCTACGCAACAAACTGCGCAAACAGAAGAATGACTTTCTAATCTACAAGGCCCGACGAGTGGATACAGTCA TCTGCCAGCTGAACTGCTCGAGTCACGGTGAGTGCGACTCGTTCACGCGGAGCTGTGTCTGCCAGCCTTTCTGGATGGAGAACTTCATCAGAGCTCAGCTTGGAGATGCAGAGAGCAATTGCG agTGGAGCGTCCTCTATGTGACTATCGCATCCTTCATGATTGTGGTTGCTATAGCAACAGTTGTCTGGGGGATGGTGTGTTGCTGCAACAG GCGTAAGAGCAAAGTGCGCAGAAGCAAAAGCAGGTATAAAATGCTAGAAGCTGATGAGCAAGACAGTCTGGAGCTACAACCACCGAGAGCTG CCCGCCTGAAGCCGGTGCCCGCTCCCACCTCCTCCGCCCTCATGCGCTCTGACTCTGACCTGGACAGTGAGGATGGGCAGGGCGGGGTCCCGTGGACGGAGCAGGAGCGAGGCCATCTCCTGCGGCCCCAGAACGGCTTCCTGAGGAACGGCCAGGGGCCGGTGAGGGCAAAGAAGCAAAGAGAGGAGCTGCTATAG